The region TTGTTGTCATTTTAACGGCGTTATTTACGCAGATGATTATCTTTGGTTTTTTCTCTACTTGAAGAAGTGCGCCTAGGAATTTTGATAGCAAATTTATGCCAACATCGCCGCTACCTGCACGCTCTTCGTTTAGATAGAGCACTTTTTCATTTTTTGGTGTTATGTCGCAGACAAATTCATCAAAATTTGTAAGCTCAAGTGCGCTTTTGCCCTTGATGGCTAAAATTTTAGTCTCATTGCCGTTGCTTTCTAGGCTAAATTCTATATTTTGATTTTTCAAAAATCTTGAGATATTTTCTTTTGGAGCTAGGGCATTTACGATTATCTCTAGGCTCTCTCCCTCATTTAAACCCTCAAGTGCGTTTTTAGTCATGATGACTGGTTTTGGGCACTCTAAATTTCTACAATCAATTGTTCTTGTCATTGTTTTTCCTTTGTGATTAGTATTTCAAACCTTGAAACTGATTTTGGATTATAGCTAAAAAATATTAATTTTTTAAAAGGATTTGTGCTGTGAAATTTGCTATAAAAGAGAGTTTGACCCTGCGTAAGCCGCAAGGTCAAGGTTAATTATTTTAAATTTGTGTAAGATTTTTCGTAGTCAGATACTGGGATCTTGTTTTCTTTAACAAGCTCTTGATACCAGTAGTGGTGAAGAACATAGACCTCTTCTTCTTCTTTGTATCCAGTGATCATTGACCAGATAGCGCCATGTATAGCGATCGCAGCCATATAGATATGAACTAAGAAAAATACCGCACAGACGATACCAAGGCAGTTGTGGATAACTACACTATATCTTAAAAGATCGATTTGTTGGATACCAAACCAACTAGCAACTGCTGGTTCTTTAAGATCCATGAAGTACATGATAGCACCAGTGATGATCATCACGATACCACCAGGGATAGCGATCCAGTACCATGCTTTTTGTCCTGCGTTAAATTTACCAGCTGGGACTGGTCTTTTCTTCTTTGAAAGATAACCACCAACTATCATCATCCATCTGATATCATAAACAGCTGGAAGCATTCTGATAGTCCAAGCAAATAACATAGGAAGCACAGAAATAGCAAATATAATAGTCGCTATATCGTGCAAGTATCTACAGAAACGCACAAATGTGCCACCGCCAAGCTCTGCACCCCACATGATGATGATACCAGTTGGCACCAAGATGATCCAAGAGATCGCAGCCAAGCCGTGAGCTATACGTTCGATTAGTGAAAATGCAAATACTTTTTTGCCCTCGTGACTAAAGTGTTTTGGTCCGATGATCAAGAAGTGTAGCACGAACGCGCCGATAACAGCTAAAATGATAGAAAGTGCAGCTATCGCGAAGTAGTCGTTGCCTTGTATAAAAGTAAATATCGGGCCCCAGCCATGCTCATAAGGCTTGATATTTTCTATCCTCTGTGCTGCCCAAATGGTGCTGTCAAATTGATTGACACCAGTTGGTCCTTCAATGGCCATTGCCACAACAGACAATGTAAAAAGTAGAGTAAGAATTCTCGTCATTTTATTCCTTTATTTGCTAAAGCTTAAATGATTTAAGCTTTGGTTAAATATGCTAAAATCACACAGCTATGCCGTTTTGCGGCTATTATATCAGAGCTAATCACAAGCAAACCTTAGCAAAAAAGATTACTAAAAATTTTATAAAAAACATTTAAGTTTTGTTAATTTTTATCGTTTTTGATCTGAAAATTTAGCTAAAATAAAGCCAAATTTTAGTTCAAAAGGACCGCACTATGCATCTTTTTTGCCTTATATTTGATGAGTACGAGACGCTTGATCTCATGGGGCCAGTGGAGTTTTTAGCAAGGGTGCCTGAAATGAAGATAAGCTACGTCTCGTTTGATGGCGGGATGAAAAAAAGCAAGCAAGGCTTTTTTATAAAGACCAAAAAGCTTAGTAAGATGCCAAAAGAGAGCGCTTTGCTACTTCCTGGAGGTCAAGGCACGAGGGCACTTGTAGATGATAGTGAGTTTATCTCAAGACTTAAAGAGTGCGTTTTGGCTTCACAATTTTGCCTAAGCGTATGCACTGGCTCGGCGCTCATCGCTCGCACAGGAGAGCTTGACGGACTAAAGGCTACCTCAAATAAAAGATCGCTTGAGTGGGTAAAAAGTTGCGGCGAAGCTGTAAAGTGGCAAGAGCGCGCTAGGTGGGTGAGGGCAGGTAAATTTTACACAGCTTCAGGCGTGGCTGCTGGCATGGATATGGCGCTTGGATTTATCAGTGATCATTTTGGCAAGGAGCTAGCCCAAAAGATCGCAAATGAGACTGAATACAACTGGCAAAAAAGCTCAAAGTTAGATAAATTTGCCAAAATTTATGGGTATTAAATTTAAAATAGCTTGTGACCTTTTGATAAAGTCAGAAATCTACTAAATTTAATAAGGATAGCAAGTCAAAATAGCTTTAGCAAAAAGTATTAAGATAAATTTTATAGATAATAAATTTAATCGGTTCGCAGTCTAGTTAGAAATTTGCCAAATTTAGTAAGTTTAAATTTTGAAAACAAAAATACATTCAAGATAAATTTTTAAATTTAAGCAGTTTAAGCTTTTTTTCGAAATTTACAAGCCAGATAAATTTGACCTAAATTTAAAAAGCCAAATTTACCTTCAAAAAATCAGCCTAGTTTCTGTGCCTATACTCTTCGTATCCAAATTCACGGATCATCTTTATTTCGCCATTTTCTTTTAAAAGCAGAAGATCAGGCAGTTTTATGCCGTTAAACGTCGTATTTTTCACGATGGTGTAGTGAATTTGATCTTCAAAGATGACGCGGTCGCCGATTTTTAGCTCGCTATCAAATTTATACTCCGCATCGCCCGCTTCAAGTCCCACTATATCGCCAGCTAGGCAGGTATTGCCACCAAATCTATAAGCAAATTTGCCGTTTTCACTCTCGCCTCTAACGGCTGGGCGGTAAGGCATGAGCACGGTATCTGGCATGTGCGCCTCAGCTGAGGTGTCAAGGATGGCGATATCTTTCTCGTTGTGCACGATGTCAAGCACGCTGCTTATCAAAAAGCCAGTCTGCCAGCCCACCGCTTCGCCAGGCTCAAGATAGACCTCTACGCCGTATTTTTCGCGAAAGCGCCTAATTATCTTTATAAGTAGCTCCACGTCGTAATCAGCCCTCGTGATGTGGTGACCGCCGCCCATATTTATCCACTTCATCTTTGGTATAAACTCGCCAAATTTCTCCTCAAATGCCTCCAGCACGACTTGCAAGCTGCTCGCACTCTCCTCGCAAAGCGCGTGAAAATGAAGCCCCGTGATGCCATCAAGAAGCTCTGGCTTAAAATTTGCTCTCGTGATGCCAAGCCTGCTAAATTTAGCGCATGGGTTGTAGCTATCAGTTGGCGCGAGCGAAACCTCTGGATTTACGCGCAGTCCGCAGATGATGCCGTTTTGTAGGGCAATGCCTTTAAATTTTTGCCACTGAGCAAAAGAGTTAAATGTGATGTGCTTTGAAATTTTTAAAATTTCATCAAAGTCCTCATCTTTAAAGGCTGGGCTATACGTGTGGATCTCGCCTTTTACGTATTCGCTCGCAAATTTGGCCTCATGAAGCCCACTGCAAGTAGCTCCGTCAAGGTATGAGCCCACCAAGTCCATCACTCCGCTAAATGCAAAACCTTTGAGCGCTACTAAAATTTTAGCTCCGCTTTGCTCTTTTACATACTTTAAAAGCTCTAAATTTTTACGTACTTTTGCCTCTTCGCAGACGTAGGCTGGGGTTTTTATGCTTTTTAAAATTTCGTTCATCTTCTATCTCTTTTGTAAATTTTCAAATAAGTA is a window of Campylobacter concisus DNA encoding:
- the yedF gene encoding sulfurtransferase-like selenium metabolism protein YedF, yielding MTRTIDCRNLECPKPVIMTKNALEGLNEGESLEIIVNALAPKENISRFLKNQNIEFSLESNGNETKILAIKGKSALELTNFDEFVCDITPKNEKVLYLNEERAGSGDVGINLLSKFLGALLQVEKKPKIIICVNNAVKMTTNRSHPSFKPLKDLEAAGVQILSCGSCLEAYKLVSDLAVGEISNAYEIIDILSTHEQIKL
- a CDS encoding formate dehydrogenase subunit gamma, whose translation is MTRILTLLFTLSVVAMAIEGPTGVNQFDSTIWAAQRIENIKPYEHGWGPIFTFIQGNDYFAIAALSIILAVIGAFVLHFLIIGPKHFSHEGKKVFAFSLIERIAHGLAAISWIILVPTGIIIMWGAELGGGTFVRFCRYLHDIATIIFAISVLPMLFAWTIRMLPAVYDIRWMMIVGGYLSKKKRPVPAGKFNAGQKAWYWIAIPGGIVMIITGAIMYFMDLKEPAVASWFGIQQIDLLRYSVVIHNCLGIVCAVFFLVHIYMAAIAIHGAIWSMITGYKEEEEVYVLHHYWYQELVKENKIPVSDYEKSYTNLK
- a CDS encoding DJ-1/PfpI family protein, whose amino-acid sequence is MHLFCLIFDEYETLDLMGPVEFLARVPEMKISYVSFDGGMKKSKQGFFIKTKKLSKMPKESALLLPGGQGTRALVDDSEFISRLKECVLASQFCLSVCTGSALIARTGELDGLKATSNKRSLEWVKSCGEAVKWQERARWVRAGKFYTASGVAAGMDMALGFISDHFGKELAQKIANETEYNWQKSSKLDKFAKIYGY
- the nspC gene encoding carboxynorspermidine decarboxylase, which gives rise to MNEILKSIKTPAYVCEEAKVRKNLELLKYVKEQSGAKILVALKGFAFSGVMDLVGSYLDGATCSGLHEAKFASEYVKGEIHTYSPAFKDEDFDEILKISKHITFNSFAQWQKFKGIALQNGIICGLRVNPEVSLAPTDSYNPCAKFSRLGITRANFKPELLDGITGLHFHALCEESASSLQVVLEAFEEKFGEFIPKMKWINMGGGHHITRADYDVELLIKIIRRFREKYGVEVYLEPGEAVGWQTGFLISSVLDIVHNEKDIAILDTSAEAHMPDTVLMPYRPAVRGESENGKFAYRFGGNTCLAGDIVGLEAGDAEYKFDSELKIGDRVIFEDQIHYTIVKNTTFNGIKLPDLLLLKENGEIKMIREFGYEEYRHRN